From Cellulomonas fimi ATCC 484, a single genomic window includes:
- a CDS encoding GlxA family transcriptional regulator — protein sequence MLRSVAAITLPNTAPFELGVVCEVFGIDRTDTGGPRFDFTVCTPEPGLVTTKAGFSLLVEQGLDVTEHADLVVMPAYGDPTEVPEVVLDALRRAHARGAWIMSICSGAFALGEAGLLDGRRCTTHWMYTDQLARRFPRAVIDPAVLYVDDDRVITSAGTAAGIDACLHLVRRELGAAMASAVARRMVVPPHRDGGQAQYVDTPLPCDADTLAPLLAWMVENLEQDLTVPELAARAFVSERTFARRFKAETGTTPAAWITRQRLVRAQEMLERSDATVEEIARLCGFGTAAVLRHHFARTLGTSPQSYRRTFAVPQPVA from the coding sequence ATGCTTCGTTCCGTCGCCGCGATCACGCTCCCCAACACGGCCCCGTTCGAGCTCGGCGTGGTGTGCGAGGTGTTCGGCATCGACCGGACCGACACCGGCGGCCCGCGCTTCGACTTCACCGTCTGCACGCCGGAGCCCGGCCTCGTGACGACGAAGGCTGGGTTCTCGCTGCTCGTGGAGCAGGGGCTCGACGTCACCGAGCACGCCGACCTGGTCGTCATGCCCGCCTACGGCGATCCCACCGAGGTGCCCGAGGTGGTGCTCGACGCGCTGCGCCGCGCGCACGCCCGCGGCGCCTGGATCATGAGCATCTGCAGCGGGGCGTTCGCGCTCGGGGAGGCCGGCCTGCTCGACGGGCGCCGGTGCACCACGCACTGGATGTACACGGACCAGCTCGCGCGCCGCTTCCCGCGCGCCGTGATCGACCCGGCCGTGCTCTACGTCGACGACGACCGCGTCATCACCAGCGCCGGCACCGCGGCCGGGATCGACGCGTGCCTGCACCTCGTGCGCCGCGAGCTCGGCGCGGCGATGGCGTCCGCCGTCGCGCGCCGCATGGTCGTCCCGCCCCACCGTGACGGCGGTCAGGCGCAGTACGTCGACACGCCCCTGCCGTGCGACGCCGACACGCTCGCGCCGCTGCTCGCGTGGATGGTCGAGAACCTCGAGCAGGACCTCACGGTGCCCGAGCTCGCTGCGCGCGCGTTCGTCTCCGAGCGGACCTTCGCCCGCCGGTTCAAGGCCGAGACCGGGACGACGCCCGCGGCCTGGATCACGCGGCAGCGCCTCGTGCGCGCGCAGGAGATGCTCGAGCGTTCCGACGCGACGGTCGAGGAGATCGCGCGCCTGTGCGGCTTCGGGACGGCCGCCGTCCTGCGCCACCACTTCGCGCGCACGCTCGGCACGAGCCCGCAGTCCTACCGCCGGACGTTCGCGGTGCCCCAGCCCGTCGCCTGA
- a CDS encoding DUF4097 family beta strand repeat-containing protein: MATESWVVAGPQIIEVEKVEALRVQLVGGRVDVVARDEPGARIEVHGVDGRPLEITLVDGELRVGYAFTLTGWDGFVERFLNFRDKDRADVHIAVPRDVHAKVGTVSAEGLLAGVVSDSSVSTVSGSLVVDGTRGRLSANTVSGEIVVRDHGGDLRLNSVSGELAVSGDLAVVQANTVSGALSVDVTSGSSSLTASTVSGDVTVRLPAGKGVQVKAQSVSGRLVVDGEEFKGSKPGQRKVDLRTGDGACFVQASTVSGHVTVLRGAGK; this comes from the coding sequence ATGGCCACGGAGTCCTGGGTCGTCGCCGGCCCGCAGATCATCGAGGTCGAGAAGGTGGAGGCCCTGCGCGTCCAGCTCGTCGGCGGACGCGTCGACGTCGTGGCGCGCGACGAGCCGGGCGCCCGCATCGAGGTGCACGGCGTCGACGGGCGGCCGCTCGAGATCACGCTCGTCGACGGGGAGCTGCGCGTCGGCTACGCGTTCACCCTGACCGGCTGGGACGGGTTCGTCGAGCGGTTCCTCAACTTCCGCGACAAGGACCGCGCCGACGTGCACATCGCCGTGCCCCGCGACGTGCACGCCAAGGTCGGCACCGTGAGCGCGGAGGGCCTGCTCGCGGGCGTCGTGTCCGACTCGTCGGTGTCCACCGTGTCCGGGTCGCTCGTCGTCGACGGCACCCGCGGGCGGCTGTCGGCGAACACCGTCTCGGGAGAGATCGTCGTGCGCGACCACGGCGGCGACCTGCGCCTCAACTCGGTCTCGGGCGAGCTGGCCGTGTCCGGTGACCTCGCCGTCGTGCAGGCCAACACGGTCTCCGGCGCGCTGAGCGTCGACGTCACCTCGGGCAGCTCCTCGCTCACCGCGTCGACCGTCTCCGGTGACGTCACCGTGCGGCTGCCCGCGGGCAAGGGCGTGCAGGTCAAGGCGCAGTCCGTGTCGGGCCGTCTCGTGGTCGACGGCGAGGAGTTCAAGGGCTCGAAGCCGGGCCAGCGCAAGGTCGACCTGCGCACGGGCGACGGTGCGTGCTTCGTGCAGGCCAGCACCGTGTCCGGGCACGTCACCGTCCTGCGGGGGGCCGGCAAGTGA
- a CDS encoding ABC transporter ATP-binding protein translates to MALPSTNPAAPGTDRTIRVDHLSKSFGQVRAVDDLSFEVHPGRVTGFLGPNGAGKTTTLRMLLGLVRPTSGTATIGGLPYGRIRRPLRTVGAALEAASFHPGRTALDHLRTYAPQVGVPDPRAQEVLDLVGLTDAARRRVGGFSLGMRQRLALATTLLGDPPVLLLDEPANGLDPEGIRWLRGFLRALAAEGRTVLVSSHVLSEVEQTVDDVVIIARGRLVHASSLADLARLARPHVTVASPDAAGLAALVERAGWSRAPGGRTLAPGAVELVDVDAATVGAAAFGARLELHELSTRDPGLEGLFLELVDGPAADATRTVAA, encoded by the coding sequence ATGGCCCTCCCGTCGACGAACCCGGCCGCCCCGGGCACCGACCGCACGATCCGCGTGGACCACCTGTCGAAGTCGTTCGGCCAGGTCCGCGCGGTCGACGACCTCTCGTTCGAGGTGCACCCCGGCCGCGTCACCGGCTTCCTCGGCCCCAACGGCGCGGGCAAGACCACGACGCTGCGGATGCTGCTGGGCCTCGTGCGGCCGACGTCGGGCACCGCGACCATCGGCGGCCTGCCGTACGGGCGGATCCGCCGCCCCCTGCGGACCGTCGGCGCGGCGCTCGAGGCCGCGAGCTTCCACCCGGGACGCACCGCGCTCGACCACCTGCGCACGTACGCGCCGCAGGTCGGCGTGCCCGACCCGCGCGCCCAGGAGGTGCTCGACCTCGTCGGGCTCACGGACGCGGCCCGGCGCCGCGTCGGCGGCTTCTCGCTCGGCATGCGGCAGCGGCTCGCGCTCGCGACGACCCTGCTCGGCGACCCGCCCGTCCTGCTCCTCGACGAGCCGGCCAACGGCCTGGACCCCGAGGGCATCCGGTGGCTGCGCGGGTTCCTGCGCGCCCTCGCCGCCGAGGGGCGCACGGTCCTCGTCTCGAGCCACGTGCTGTCCGAGGTCGAGCAGACGGTGGACGACGTCGTGATCATCGCGCGCGGCCGCCTCGTGCACGCGTCGTCCCTGGCGGACCTCGCCCGGCTCGCCCGGCCGCACGTCACGGTCGCCTCGCCCGACGCCGCGGGCCTGGCCGCTCTCGTCGAGCGCGCCGGCTGGTCGCGCGCCCCGGGCGGACGGACCCTCGCACCCGGAGCGGTCGAGCTCGTCGACGTCGACGCCGCGACCGTGGGCGCCGCGGCGTTCGGGGCGCGCCTCGAGCTGCACGAGCTGAGCACGCGCGACCCCGGGCTGGAGGGGCTGTTCCTCGAGCTCGTGGACGGTCCCGCCGCGGACGCGACCCGGACGGTGGCCGCCTGA
- a CDS encoding ABC transporter permease, whose product MGAALRTEYRKLVTTRLWWILLLAMVGYMGFLSAIMAWAVTQGADMTGGAGGDAPPLGPDAVVRAVYTISVTFGYVFPLVVGALSVASEFRHQTITPTLLAEPRRDVVVGAKLVAGAAVGLLFGLAGTAAAAGVGAGVLALLGEPTFLDVGSTWGTLALSTVALALWAVVGVGFGALLPNQVAVVVVVLAFTQFVEPVLRFVLVLTSWGGDVAKFLPGAAGEAVSGGSFYSESGLGELLEPWQGALVLLGYAVAFAVVGRLTTFRRDIT is encoded by the coding sequence ATGGGCGCCGCGCTGCGCACCGAGTACCGCAAGCTCGTCACGACGCGCCTGTGGTGGATCCTGCTGCTCGCCATGGTCGGGTACATGGGCTTCCTGTCCGCGATCATGGCGTGGGCCGTGACGCAGGGCGCGGACATGACGGGCGGCGCCGGCGGCGACGCCCCGCCGCTCGGTCCCGACGCCGTCGTGCGGGCCGTCTACACGATCTCCGTGACGTTCGGGTACGTGTTCCCGCTGGTCGTGGGCGCGCTGAGCGTCGCGTCGGAGTTCCGCCACCAGACGATCACGCCGACGCTGCTGGCCGAGCCGCGGCGCGACGTGGTCGTCGGGGCCAAGCTCGTGGCGGGTGCCGCGGTCGGCCTGCTGTTCGGGCTCGCGGGGACCGCCGCGGCCGCGGGCGTCGGGGCGGGCGTCCTCGCGCTGCTCGGCGAGCCGACGTTCCTCGACGTCGGCTCGACGTGGGGCACCCTCGCGCTGTCGACGGTCGCGCTCGCGCTCTGGGCCGTCGTGGGCGTGGGCTTCGGCGCGCTGCTGCCGAACCAGGTCGCGGTCGTCGTCGTCGTGCTGGCGTTCACGCAGTTCGTCGAACCCGTGCTGCGCTTCGTGCTCGTGCTGACCTCGTGGGGTGGCGACGTCGCGAAGTTCCTCCCCGGGGCGGCCGGCGAGGCGGTCTCCGGCGGCAGCTTCTACTCGGAGTCGGGCCTCGGGGAGCTGCTCGAGCCGTGGCAGGGGGCGCTGGTCCTGCTGGGCTACGCGGTGGCCTTCGCGGTCGTCGGCCGGCTCACGACGTTCCGTCGCGATATCACCTGA
- a CDS encoding multifunctional oxoglutarate decarboxylase/oxoglutarate dehydrogenase thiamine pyrophosphate-binding subunit/dihydrolipoyllysine-residue succinyltransferase subunit — translation MTQKAEPDSTRADFGANEWLVDELYEQFKRDRNAVDPAWWDFFEGYRPDDGATDASDGAPARPAGTPATTPAPAAPTPAAASPAPAASPSAPARPAAAAPQQAAAQQSAAPAEPPAVTSPVATAQPATAPYAQVARKPSPVEHPESGDDVQKLRGPAARVVTNMESSLEVPTATSVRAVPAKLMVDNRIVINNHLARGRGGKVSFTHLIGFALVEALAEMPAMNASYTLVDGKPGVLQPAHVALGIAIDLAKPDGTRQLLVPSIKKADTLDFAQFWTAYEDVVRRARGGKLTVDDFAGTTISLTNPGTIGTVHSVPRLMQGQGTIVGVGAMDYPAEFAGTSEDRLNAMGVSKVLTLTSTYDHRIIQGAQSGDFLRILGLKLLGEDNFYDRVFAALRVPYEPVRWVRDTSNDPDAEAMKPARIGELIHAYRSRGHLMADTDPLAYRQRKHPDLDVQNHGLTLWDLDRTFPTGGFTGKPRARLRDVLGLLRDSYCRSIGVEYMHLQDPRQRRWLQERLESGYARTRREDQLRILRRLNAAEAFETFLQTKYVGQKRFSLEGGESVIALLDAILSKAANSGLDEVGIGMAHRGRLNVLANIAGKSYAQIFSEFEGNQDPKSVQGSGDVKYHLGTEGAFTAESGATTQVYLAANPSHLEAVDPVLEGIVRAKQDRIDLGGDGFSVLPILIHGDAAFAGQGVVFETLNLAQLRGYRTGGTIHVIINNQVGFTTGPSSSRSSQYATDVVKGLQVPVFHVNGDDPEACVRVAELAFEYREQFDRDVVIDMLCYRRRGHNEGDDPSMTQPLMYNLIEAKRSVRKLYTETLVARGDITLAEAEQALQDYQQQLERVFAETREDGWTPPPADSETVAGLERPESQLEDAGVMVGWKTAVDVSTLERIGRAHVRPPEGFTVHPKLQQLLAKREQMSREGGIDWGFGELLAFGSLLIEGTPVRLAGQDSRRGTFVQRHAVFHDRETGAEWTPLLYLSADQAKFWVYDSSLSEYAALGFEYGYSVERPDALVLWEAQFGDFVNGAQTVIDEFISSAEQKWGQRSSVVLLLPHGYEGQGPDHSSARIERFLQLAAEDNMVIAQPSTPASHFHLLRRQAYHRPRKPLVVFTPKSMLRLKAASSAVEDFTTGTFRPVIGDDLAAAKAGQVTRVLLCSGKVYWDLLAERVKSGDEQTAILRLEQLYPLDEDALREALAPYGDAELVWVQDEPRNQGPWTFLSAHLPELVGRPLRAVSRPESASPAAGSAKMHQAQQAELVSQAFAR, via the coding sequence GTGACCCAGAAGGCGGAGCCAGACTCGACCCGTGCCGACTTCGGCGCCAACGAGTGGCTCGTGGACGAGCTGTACGAGCAGTTCAAGCGCGACCGGAACGCGGTGGACCCCGCGTGGTGGGACTTCTTCGAGGGGTACCGGCCCGACGACGGCGCGACCGACGCCTCCGACGGCGCACCCGCCCGCCCCGCCGGCACCCCGGCCACCACCCCGGCGCCCGCCGCTCCGACGCCCGCGGCCGCGTCGCCCGCCCCGGCCGCGTCGCCGTCGGCTCCGGCCCGGCCCGCCGCCGCCGCCCCGCAGCAGGCCGCCGCGCAGCAGTCCGCCGCGCCCGCGGAGCCGCCGGCCGTGACCTCGCCCGTCGCCACGGCCCAGCCCGCGACCGCGCCCTACGCGCAGGTCGCCCGCAAGCCCTCCCCGGTCGAGCACCCCGAGTCGGGCGACGACGTGCAGAAGCTGCGCGGCCCGGCCGCCCGCGTCGTCACGAACATGGAGTCCTCGCTCGAGGTCCCGACGGCCACGTCGGTGCGCGCGGTCCCGGCCAAGCTCATGGTCGACAACCGCATCGTCATCAACAACCACCTCGCCCGCGGCCGCGGCGGCAAGGTGTCGTTCACGCACCTCATCGGCTTCGCCCTGGTCGAGGCGCTGGCGGAGATGCCGGCGATGAACGCCTCCTACACGCTCGTCGACGGCAAGCCCGGCGTGCTCCAGCCCGCGCACGTCGCGCTCGGCATCGCGATCGACCTCGCCAAGCCGGACGGCACCCGCCAGCTGCTCGTCCCGTCCATCAAGAAGGCCGACACGCTCGACTTCGCGCAGTTCTGGACGGCGTACGAGGACGTCGTGCGGCGCGCGCGCGGCGGCAAGCTCACGGTCGACGACTTCGCCGGCACGACCATCTCGCTGACCAACCCGGGCACGATCGGCACGGTCCACTCGGTCCCCCGGCTCATGCAGGGCCAGGGCACGATCGTCGGCGTCGGCGCCATGGACTACCCGGCGGAGTTCGCGGGCACGTCCGAGGACCGCCTCAACGCGATGGGCGTCTCCAAGGTCCTCACGCTCACGAGCACGTACGACCACCGCATCATCCAGGGCGCGCAGTCGGGCGACTTCCTGCGCATCCTCGGCCTCAAGCTGCTCGGCGAGGACAACTTCTACGACCGCGTCTTCGCGGCGCTGCGCGTGCCCTACGAGCCCGTGCGCTGGGTGCGGGACACCTCGAACGACCCCGACGCGGAGGCGATGAAGCCCGCGCGCATCGGCGAGCTCATCCACGCCTACCGCTCGCGCGGACACCTCATGGCGGACACCGACCCGCTCGCCTACCGCCAGCGCAAGCACCCCGACCTGGACGTGCAGAACCACGGCCTGACGCTGTGGGACCTCGACCGCACGTTCCCGACCGGCGGGTTCACCGGCAAGCCCCGTGCGCGTCTGCGCGACGTGCTCGGCCTGCTGCGCGACTCGTACTGCCGCAGCATCGGCGTCGAGTACATGCACCTGCAGGACCCGCGGCAGCGCCGCTGGCTCCAGGAGCGTCTGGAGTCCGGGTACGCGCGCACGCGCCGCGAGGACCAGCTGCGCATCCTGCGCCGGCTCAACGCCGCCGAGGCGTTCGAGACGTTCCTGCAGACGAAGTACGTGGGCCAGAAGCGCTTCTCGCTCGAGGGCGGCGAGTCCGTCATCGCGCTGCTCGACGCGATCCTGTCCAAGGCCGCCAACTCGGGCCTCGACGAGGTCGGCATCGGCATGGCGCACCGCGGGCGGCTCAACGTGCTCGCCAACATCGCGGGCAAGTCGTACGCGCAGATCTTCAGCGAGTTCGAGGGCAACCAGGACCCGAAGTCGGTGCAGGGCTCGGGCGACGTGAAGTACCACCTCGGCACCGAGGGCGCGTTCACCGCCGAGTCGGGCGCGACCACGCAGGTCTACCTCGCCGCGAACCCGTCGCACCTCGAGGCGGTCGACCCGGTGCTCGAGGGCATCGTGCGCGCCAAGCAGGACCGCATCGACCTCGGCGGGGACGGCTTCTCCGTGCTGCCGATCCTCATCCACGGCGACGCGGCCTTCGCCGGCCAGGGCGTGGTGTTCGAGACGCTCAACCTCGCGCAGCTCCGCGGCTACCGCACGGGCGGCACGATCCACGTCATCATCAACAACCAGGTCGGGTTCACCACGGGCCCGTCGTCGTCGCGCTCCTCGCAGTACGCGACCGACGTGGTCAAGGGCCTGCAGGTGCCGGTGTTCCACGTCAACGGGGACGACCCCGAGGCGTGCGTGCGCGTCGCCGAGCTCGCGTTCGAGTACCGCGAGCAGTTCGACCGCGACGTCGTCATCGACATGCTCTGCTACCGCCGCCGCGGTCACAACGAGGGCGACGACCCGTCGATGACGCAGCCGCTCATGTACAACCTCATCGAGGCCAAGCGCTCGGTGCGCAAGCTCTACACCGAGACGCTCGTGGCGCGCGGCGACATCACGCTCGCCGAGGCCGAGCAGGCGCTGCAGGACTACCAGCAGCAGCTCGAGCGGGTGTTCGCGGAGACGCGCGAGGACGGCTGGACGCCCCCGCCGGCGGACTCCGAGACCGTCGCGGGCCTGGAGCGGCCGGAGTCCCAGCTCGAGGACGCGGGCGTCATGGTCGGCTGGAAGACGGCCGTCGACGTCTCGACGCTCGAGCGCATCGGCCGCGCGCACGTGCGCCCGCCCGAGGGCTTCACGGTCCACCCCAAGCTGCAGCAGCTGCTGGCCAAGCGTGAGCAGATGTCGCGCGAGGGCGGCATCGACTGGGGCTTCGGCGAGCTGCTCGCGTTCGGCTCGCTGCTCATCGAGGGCACCCCCGTGCGCCTCGCGGGGCAGGACTCGCGCCGCGGCACGTTCGTCCAGCGGCACGCCGTCTTCCACGACCGGGAGACGGGCGCCGAGTGGACGCCGCTGCTCTACCTGTCGGCGGACCAGGCGAAGTTCTGGGTGTACGACTCCTCGCTCTCGGAGTACGCCGCGCTGGGGTTCGAGTACGGCTACTCCGTCGAGCGCCCCGACGCGCTCGTGCTGTGGGAGGCGCAGTTCGGCGACTTCGTCAACGGCGCGCAGACGGTCATCGACGAGTTCATCTCCTCCGCCGAGCAGAAGTGGGGCCAGCGCTCGTCCGTCGTGCTGCTGCTCCCCCACGGCTACGAGGGCCAGGGGCCGGACCACTCGTCCGCGCGCATCGAGCGGTTCCTCCAGCTCGCCGCCGAGGACAACATGGTCATCGCGCAGCCGTCGACGCCCGCGTCGCACTTCCACCTGCTGCGCCGCCAGGCCTACCACCGCCCGCGCAAGCCGCTCGTGGTGTTCACGCCGAAGTCGATGCTGCGCCTCAAGGCCGCGTCGTCGGCCGTCGAGGACTTCACGACGGGGACGTTCCGGCCGGTCATCGGCGACGACCTCGCGGCGGCCAAGGCCGGGCAGGTCACGCGCGTGCTGCTGTGCTCCGGCAAGGTCTACTGGGACCTGCTCGCGGAGCGTGTGAAGAGCGGCGACGAGCAGACCGCGATCCTGCGGCTCGAGCAGCTGTACCCGCTCGACGAGGACGCGCTGCGCGAGGCCCTCGCGCCGTACGGCGACGCCGAGCTGGTGTGGGTGCAGGACGAGCCGCGCAACCAGGGCCCGTGGACGTTCCTGTCGGCGCACCTGCCCGAGCTCGTCGGCCGCCCGCTGCGCGCGGTGTCCCGCCCCGAGTCCGCGTCGCCCGCGGCCGGCTCGGCGAAGATGCACCAGGCCCAGCAGGCCGAGCTCGTCTCGCAGGCCTTCGCGCGCTGA
- a CDS encoding PadR family transcriptional regulator gives MAPVFAHGQLRLYLLSLLESGPKHGYELMTALSDRFGGTYRPSAGTIYPRLARLEEEGLVVRVDEERKSTYALTDAGRAELAARSADLAELEEGIAETVRDRAEAVRDDVRGSMRGLRADLAAAAQQARATAVQHAAGKPDDPHLASHVRRADAEAMIGRFRDELRADLRRADAQGKVEQLTVETLRAVLDSALSAVRQTLR, from the coding sequence ATGGCCCCGGTGTTCGCGCACGGGCAGCTGCGGCTCTACCTGCTGTCGCTGCTCGAGTCCGGCCCCAAGCACGGCTACGAGCTCATGACCGCGCTGTCCGACCGGTTCGGCGGCACCTACCGTCCGAGCGCGGGGACGATCTACCCGCGGCTCGCCCGGCTCGAGGAGGAGGGGCTCGTCGTCCGTGTCGACGAGGAGCGCAAGAGCACGTACGCCCTCACCGACGCCGGACGTGCCGAGCTCGCGGCCCGCAGCGCGGACCTCGCCGAGCTCGAGGAGGGCATCGCCGAGACCGTGCGGGACAGGGCCGAGGCCGTGCGGGACGACGTGCGCGGCTCGATGCGCGGCCTGCGGGCCGACCTCGCCGCCGCCGCGCAGCAGGCCCGGGCGACGGCCGTGCAGCACGCCGCGGGCAAGCCCGACGACCCGCACCTCGCGTCGCACGTGCGGCGCGCGGACGCCGAGGCCATGATCGGCCGGTTCCGCGACGAGCTGCGCGCCGATCTCCGGCGGGCCGACGCCCAGGGGAAGGTCGAGCAGCTCACGGTCGAGACGCTGCGCGCGGTCCTCGACTCGGCACTCTCCGCGGTGCGGCAGACGCTGCGCTGA
- a CDS encoding GDSL-type esterase/lipase family protein codes for MGELRLAVVGDELAAGAGDPKGLGWVGRVVARTPAPEPLTALTLAVPGETTSGLGARWEDEVGRRLSAEADNRLVVALGRADVAAGLSLARSRLNLANILDVAEQRRIPAFVVGPPPGATADAEKLADLSAAFADVALRRRVPYVDTYTPLAAHDQWLGDLAAGNGVLPGQAGYGLMAWLVLHTGWHAWLGLPDDTA; via the coding sequence GTGGGAGAGCTGCGACTGGCGGTGGTCGGCGACGAGCTGGCCGCCGGCGCCGGCGACCCGAAGGGGCTCGGCTGGGTCGGCCGCGTCGTCGCCCGCACCCCCGCACCCGAGCCGCTGACCGCCCTCACGCTCGCGGTCCCCGGGGAGACGACCTCGGGCCTCGGCGCCCGCTGGGAGGACGAGGTCGGCCGCCGGCTCTCCGCGGAGGCCGACAACCGCCTCGTCGTCGCGCTCGGGCGGGCGGACGTCGCCGCCGGGCTCTCGCTGGCCCGCAGCCGGCTGAACCTCGCCAACATCCTCGACGTCGCGGAGCAGCGCCGGATCCCCGCGTTCGTCGTCGGCCCCCCGCCCGGGGCGACCGCCGACGCCGAGAAGCTGGCCGACCTCTCGGCGGCGTTCGCCGACGTCGCGCTGCGTCGGCGCGTGCCGTACGTCGACACGTACACGCCGCTCGCCGCGCACGACCAGTGGCTCGGCGACCTCGCGGCGGGCAACGGCGTGCTGCCCGGGCAGGCCGGGTACGGCCTCATGGCCTGGCTCGTGCTGCACACCGGCTGGCACGCCTGGCTGGGCCTGCCGGACGACACCGCCTGA